Genomic window (Xylanimonas protaetiae):
GCGCAGCGGACTGCGCCGCGGCGACCGGCGCCGAGGCGGCGCTGCCGCCGCTGCGCGCGCCGCGGATGGCCTCGACGAGGTCACCCTTGCGCATCTTGGACGTTCCCTTGACCCCCATCTGGGAGGCCACAGCCTGGAGCTCGGCGAGCTTCATCGAGCTCAGGGACCCGGTGCCCCGGGTTTCGGTGGTGTCAGTCACGAAGGACCCTTCCCCCTCGTTCGCGGGGGCCCGGCGGTGTCGCCAGGCCCGTGAACCTCACCTCAGCGGTACGTCGACGTCACTGCGGGGGTTCGTCGGCCTTCTCCCTCGGCACCGGTTCGTCCGCGCACGGGACAAGACGAAAGAAATACTGGAACCGCGCGGTTCGGTGGGGATGGCTCCGAGGTCGGCCCGAGTCGCTGATGGAGTCGGCCGATGCCTGAAGGCTCCCCCTATGCTAACACCCGAGGTGATGCCTCAGGACGACGCCGTGACGCGGCGCGCCCGCGCACCGTGCGGGTCGACGCCCGGCCGCAGCGCACGCCAGCCCGCGACGCCGTCGACCAGCCCCGCGAGCGTCGCGTCGAGGTCCGCGACCGCGTCGTCCGGCGTGAGCACGAGCACCGTGGGGCCCGCGCCGGAGATCGTCGCGGCGAACCCCTCGGCGCGCAGCGCGCGCAGCAGCTCCGCCGACGCCGCCATGACGCCCGCCCGGTAGCTCTGGTGCAGGCGGTCCTCGGTGGCGTCGAGCAGCAGCTCGGGGCGGCGTGCGAGCGCCTCGACCAGCAGCGCCGAGCGGCCGGCGTTGAACGCGGCGTCGGCGTGCGGCACGGTCGCCGGCAGCACCGCGCGGGCCCGCGACGTGGCCAGGCGCGCGTCGGGGACCAGCACGGTCGCGACGATCGACGGGTCGACCTCGAGGCCGACGGCCCGCGGCCCGTCGTCGTCGGACCAGGCGGCCGTGGCGCCGCCCAGGATGGCCGGGGCGGCGTTGTCGGGGTGGCCCTCGAACTCGGTCGCGATGGAGAGCACCGCGCGCGAGTCCAGCGAGCGCGGGTCGGCGAGCAGCGCCCGCGCCGCGACGACGCCCGCGACGACGGCGGCCGCCGACGACCCCAGGCCGCGCCCGTGCGGGATGGCGTTCGCGCAGGTCATGCGCAGCCCGGTCTGGGGCGCGCCCAGCAGGTCGAGCGTGTGCCGCAGCGCGCGCACCACGAGGTGGTCCTCGTTCGTGGGCACCTGCCCCGCGCCCTCCCCGTGCACGTCGACGACGACGTCGTCGGACGCCACGAGGCGCACCTCGAGCTCGTCGTGGAGGGACAGCGCGAGGCCGAGCGCGTCGAAGCCCGGGCCCAGGTTGGCGCTGGTGGCCGGGACGCGGACGATGACGTGGTCGGCTCCGAGCTGCACCCGTTACTCCAGACCCAGCGCGTCGGCGATGCTCACGACGTCGGCGGACACGCGCGTCGGGGTGACCTCGCCGCCGTCGGGCGTGCGCAGCGCCCAGGACGGGTCCTTCAGGCCGTGGCCCGTGACGGTGACGACGATGCGCGACCCGGCCGGGACGAGACCCGCGGCGGCCCGCTTGAGGATGCCCGCGACGCCCGCGGCGGACGCCGGCTCGACGAAGACGCCGACCTCGGCCGACAGGATGCGGTGCGCGGCGAGGATCTCCTCGTCCGTGACGGCCTCGATGACGCCGCCGGACTCGTCGCGCGCCGCGACGGCCTGGTCCCAGGACGCCGGCTTGCCGATGCGGATCGCGGTGGCGATGGTCTCGGGCTCGTCGATCGGGTAGCCCTTGACGAGCGGCGCGGCGCCCGCGGCCTGGAAGCCCCACATGACCGGGGCCTTGCTCGCCGGGCCGTCCGCGGCGTACTCCACGAAGCCCTTGCGGTACGCGGTGATGTTGCCCGCGTTGCCGACCGGCAGCGCGTGGATGTCGGGGGCGTCGCCGAGCGCGTCGACGATCTCGAAAGCGGCCGTCTTCTGGCCCTCGATGCGGTCGGGGTTGACCGAGTTCACGAGCTCGACCGGGTACGCCTCGGCGAGCTTGCGGGCAGCGATGAGGCAGTCGTCGAAGTTGCCGTCCACCTGGAGCAGCAGGGCGCCGTGCGCGATGGCCTGCGAGAGCTTGCCCATGGCGATCTTGCCGTCCGGCACGAGCACCGCGCAGGTCATCCCCGCACGCGTCGCGTACGCGGCGGCCGACGCGGACGTGTTGCCCGTCGAGGCGCACACGACAGCCTTCGCGCCGCGGCCCGCGGCGGCCGAGATGGCCGTCGTCATGCCGCGGTCCTTGAAGGAGCCGGTCGGGTTCATGCCCTCGACCTTGACCCACACGTCGGCGCCCGTGCGGGCCGACAGCGCCGGCGCGGCGACGAGCGGCGTGCCGCCCTCCCCCAGCGTGACGATCGTCTGCTGCACGTGGGCGGGCAGCCGGTCGGCGTACTCGCGGATGACGCCCTGCCACTGATGTGCCAACTCAGGCTCCTTCGACTCGCAGCACGGAGATGATCTTCCGCACGGACTCCAGCGCCGCGACGGCGTCCACC
Coding sequences:
- the thrC gene encoding threonine synthase: MAHQWQGVIREYADRLPAHVQQTIVTLGEGGTPLVAAPALSARTGADVWVKVEGMNPTGSFKDRGMTTAISAAAGRGAKAVVCASTGNTSASAAAYATRAGMTCAVLVPDGKIAMGKLSQAIAHGALLLQVDGNFDDCLIAARKLAEAYPVELVNSVNPDRIEGQKTAAFEIVDALGDAPDIHALPVGNAGNITAYRKGFVEYAADGPASKAPVMWGFQAAGAAPLVKGYPIDEPETIATAIRIGKPASWDQAVAARDESGGVIEAVTDEEILAAHRILSAEVGVFVEPASAAGVAGILKRAAAGLVPAGSRIVVTVTGHGLKDPSWALRTPDGGEVTPTRVSADVVSIADALGLE
- the thrB gene encoding homoserine kinase, with the translated sequence MQLGADHVIVRVPATSANLGPGFDALGLALSLHDELEVRLVASDDVVVDVHGEGAGQVPTNEDHLVVRALRHTLDLLGAPQTGLRMTCANAIPHGRGLGSSAAAVVAGVVAARALLADPRSLDSRAVLSIATEFEGHPDNAAPAILGGATAAWSDDDGPRAVGLEVDPSIVATVLVPDARLATSRARAVLPATVPHADAAFNAGRSALLVEALARRPELLLDATEDRLHQSYRAGVMAASAELLRALRAEGFAATISGAGPTVLVLTPDDAVADLDATLAGLVDGVAGWRALRPGVDPHGARARRVTASS